In a genomic window of Paraburkholderia phenazinium:
- the nikR gene encoding nickel-responsive transcriptional regulator NikR, producing MQRITITIDDDLLAVVDTLVAQRGYTSRSEAFRDIVRESRAQAQQEAADGQCVATLTYVYDHATRDLARRITQAHHDRHDLAVASMRVHLDHESLLESSVLRGRAHDVAAFADSLTSQRGVRYAHLHTIPVTIEHTEHHHGDDTPRHEHLHV from the coding sequence ATGCAACGAATCACCATCACCATCGACGACGACCTCCTCGCCGTAGTCGATACGCTGGTGGCGCAGCGCGGTTATACGAGCCGCTCGGAGGCGTTCCGCGACATCGTCCGCGAAAGCCGGGCACAGGCGCAGCAAGAGGCGGCGGACGGCCAGTGCGTAGCCACCCTGACCTATGTGTACGACCATGCCACCCGCGACCTGGCGCGCCGCATTACCCAGGCTCACCACGACCGGCACGACCTCGCGGTCGCCAGCATGCGGGTCCATCTCGATCACGAGAGCCTGCTGGAGTCGTCGGTCTTGAGGGGGCGCGCGCACGATGTCGCCGCCTTCGCAGACAGCCTCACAAGCCAGCGCGGCGTGCGCTACGCGCATCTGCATACGATTCCGGTCACCATCGAACACACCGAGCACCATCACGGCGACGACACGCCCCGGCACGAACATCTGCACGTCTGA
- a CDS encoding HoxN/HupN/NixA family nickel/cobalt transporter: MTQMMKALFGDGSGPLRQRIVGLYAFLLAFNVAAWVWAFIAFHHYPLLMGTSLLAYSFGLRHAVDADHIAAIDNVTRKLMQAGQRPVSVGLMFSLGHSTIVVLASVGIAATALALQSRMDGLKEIGAVVGTIVSTLFLFAIALLNLVILRSVLRAFRRVRNGEPYAEEDFDMLLASRGFLARIFRPLFSLITKSWHMYFLGFLFGLGFDTATEVGLLGISAASAAQGLPIWSILVFPVLFTAGMTLIDSTDSILMLGAYGWAFVKPVRKLYYNITITTISVLVALLVGGIEGLGLIGDQLHLSGVFWNAIGSLNDNFGMIGYAIVGVFIVSWLLSAAIYRWKRFEDVEIRVEST, translated from the coding sequence ATGACACAGATGATGAAAGCGCTGTTCGGCGACGGCAGCGGACCCTTGCGGCAGAGAATCGTCGGACTTTACGCGTTTCTGCTGGCGTTCAACGTGGCCGCCTGGGTCTGGGCTTTCATTGCATTTCACCACTACCCGCTGCTGATGGGGACGAGCCTGCTCGCGTACTCGTTCGGCCTGCGGCATGCGGTGGACGCGGATCACATCGCGGCCATCGACAACGTCACCCGCAAGCTGATGCAGGCCGGCCAGCGCCCGGTCAGCGTCGGCCTGATGTTTTCGCTCGGGCATTCCACCATCGTCGTGCTGGCTTCGGTGGGCATCGCGGCCACCGCGCTAGCGCTGCAAAGCCGCATGGATGGGCTGAAGGAAATCGGCGCGGTGGTCGGCACGATCGTCTCCACGCTGTTCCTGTTTGCGATTGCGCTGCTGAACCTCGTGATCCTGCGCTCGGTGCTGCGCGCGTTTCGTCGCGTGCGCAACGGCGAGCCCTACGCGGAGGAAGATTTCGACATGCTGCTCGCGAGCCGCGGTTTTCTCGCCCGCATCTTCCGGCCGCTCTTCAGCCTGATCACGAAAAGCTGGCATATGTACTTTCTGGGCTTCCTGTTCGGTCTCGGCTTCGACACCGCGACCGAGGTCGGCCTGCTGGGGATTTCCGCCGCGAGCGCGGCGCAGGGTCTGCCGATCTGGTCGATCCTGGTGTTCCCCGTGCTGTTCACGGCGGGCATGACGCTGATCGACTCCACCGACAGCATTCTGATGCTGGGCGCCTATGGCTGGGCCTTCGTCAAGCCGGTCCGCAAGCTCTACTACAACATCACCATCACGACGATCTCGGTGCTGGTGGCGTTGCTGGTGGGAGGCATCGAAGGACTCGGGCTGATCGGCGATCAGTTGCATCTGTCGGGCGTGTTCTGGAATGCGATCGGCAGCCTGAACGATAACTTCGGGATGATCGGCTACGCGATCGTCGGCGTGTTTATTGTCAGTTGGCTGCTGTCGGCCGCGATCTATCGGTGGAAGCGCTTTGAAGACGTGGAGATCCGGGTGGAATCGACCTGA
- a CDS encoding GAF domain-containing protein, with protein MFQVSTASSQLSKPAQYEELVAQARSLLADETDRIANAANFSSLVFNSLDGLNWAGFYFFDGAELVVGPFQGKPACVRIALGRGVCGTAAQTRVTQVVRDVHEFPGHIACDSASQSEIVVPLVAADGTLIGVWDVDSPLVARFDADDAKGMEALCRVFVELAWSRTAAK; from the coding sequence ATGTTTCAGGTCTCCACTGCCTCATCGCAACTTTCCAAACCGGCTCAATACGAGGAACTGGTCGCTCAGGCGCGTTCGCTGCTCGCCGATGAAACCGACCGGATCGCCAATGCGGCGAACTTCTCGTCGCTGGTGTTCAATTCGCTGGATGGCTTGAACTGGGCCGGCTTCTATTTCTTCGACGGCGCCGAACTGGTGGTCGGACCGTTCCAGGGCAAGCCGGCATGTGTGCGCATCGCATTGGGCCGCGGCGTGTGCGGGACGGCGGCGCAGACGCGCGTCACCCAGGTGGTGCGCGACGTCCATGAGTTTCCTGGGCATATCGCTTGCGATTCGGCCTCGCAGTCGGAGATCGTGGTGCCGCTGGTTGCTGCCGACGGCACGCTGATCGGTGTCTGGGACGTCGACAGTCCGCTCGTCGCGCGCTTCGACGCTGACGATGCCAAAGGCATGGAGGCGTTGTGCCGGGTGTTTGTCGAACTCGCTTGGTCGCGTACCGCGGCGAAATAA
- a CDS encoding CPBP family intramembrane glutamic endopeptidase encodes MENLASAGPRASARFRFAGIWMGRDGLRAGWAILLYFVILAAVAFLIGHLAYVLHHPFRLHGELTPGNSMLIEATLSCAALVATVAMSRIERKSLRDYGWRAGQRAAHFGQGVLCGVAAVSTMMGLLALTHGVQIEFSGAANPSLLESGLLWAGIFTLVALAEELTFRGYVFFRLARSTRPLAAAIVMSLAFGAAHLTNQGESLIGIAQVVGFGMLACLAIWRTGTLCWVIGLHAAWDWSQSFLFGTADSGLAVNGHWLTSHAIGPVWLSGGSVGPEASVLVFPVLGLLALLVVKTLRRVEEPRLNTFNSSSPSDISFRN; translated from the coding sequence ATGGAAAACCTTGCCAGCGCAGGACCGCGCGCTTCCGCCCGATTTCGTTTCGCCGGCATCTGGATGGGTCGCGATGGTCTGCGGGCCGGATGGGCGATCCTGTTGTACTTCGTGATCCTGGCGGCCGTGGCTTTTCTGATCGGGCATCTCGCCTATGTTCTGCATCATCCGTTTCGTCTGCATGGCGAACTGACTCCGGGCAACAGCATGCTGATTGAAGCCACCCTGTCGTGCGCGGCGCTGGTGGCGACCGTGGCGATGAGCAGGATCGAGCGGAAGTCTCTGCGGGATTACGGCTGGCGCGCCGGCCAACGGGCGGCCCACTTCGGACAAGGCGTCTTGTGCGGCGTGGCCGCGGTGTCGACGATGATGGGTCTGCTGGCGCTCACGCATGGCGTGCAGATCGAATTCTCCGGCGCCGCCAACCCGTCGTTGCTCGAATCGGGCTTGCTGTGGGCCGGCATATTCACGCTGGTCGCGCTCGCCGAGGAGCTGACGTTTCGCGGTTACGTGTTCTTCAGGCTCGCTCGCAGTACCCGCCCGCTTGCCGCCGCGATTGTCATGTCACTGGCGTTCGGCGCAGCGCATCTGACGAATCAAGGCGAGAGCCTCATCGGCATCGCTCAGGTGGTCGGGTTCGGCATGCTCGCCTGTCTCGCCATCTGGCGCACCGGTACGCTATGCTGGGTCATCGGTTTGCACGCGGCGTGGGACTGGAGCCAGTCGTTCCTGTTCGGCACCGCGGACAGCGGCCTCGCGGTCAACGGACATTGGTTGACCAGCCATGCGATCGGCCCGGTTTGGCTAAGCGGTGGATCGGTTGGACCGGAAGCCAGTGTGCTGGTTTTTCCGGTGCTGGGCTTGCTGGCGCTGCTCGTCGTGAAGACGTTGCGGCGGGTTGAGGAACCGCGATTGAATACATTTAATTCAAGCAGCCCTTCCGACATTTCCTTTCGCAATTAA
- a CDS encoding aromatic ring-hydroxylating dioxygenase subunit alpha, whose protein sequence is MTSPQVAPLTFQRSATQPRNCTFDSHDWEILSRYWHPVAFAADVQDKPLSVTLLDERLVVFRTGSGPDGQLVTARDVCPHRGAPLSQGWVENGNLVCPYHGLAYGGDGKCKHIPSQGDGPIPERLHLTTYATQEAYGLIWVSLGGGTEALPEFPNWDDPSFQQILPPSIDIRASAGRQTEGFIDVAHFAWIHHDSFADRENPVVPQYSVERRERGLHAEYISTVSNFPKSMQHRAPDGFLWRRIFEVDVPFFARLTVHFPEGGRLSILNAASPVSARLTRLFVPIVRNFDKDLPLDDVYEFNRQVFEEDRAIVEQQCPEDLPIDRTAEAPILADRSSGAYRRALGEIGLGQGYVR, encoded by the coding sequence ATGACTTCCCCCCAAGTAGCCCCATTGACGTTTCAACGCTCGGCCACGCAGCCGCGCAACTGCACTTTCGATAGCCACGACTGGGAGATACTCAGCCGCTATTGGCATCCGGTGGCGTTCGCCGCCGACGTGCAAGACAAGCCCCTGAGTGTGACGCTGCTGGACGAACGGCTGGTCGTGTTTCGCACGGGTAGCGGACCGGACGGCCAGCTCGTGACGGCGCGCGACGTCTGTCCGCATCGCGGCGCGCCGTTGAGCCAGGGCTGGGTCGAGAACGGCAATCTGGTGTGTCCGTACCATGGCCTCGCGTACGGCGGGGACGGCAAGTGCAAACACATCCCGTCGCAAGGCGACGGTCCGATTCCCGAGCGCCTGCATCTGACCACTTACGCCACTCAGGAGGCCTATGGGCTGATCTGGGTGTCGCTGGGTGGCGGCACCGAAGCGTTGCCCGAGTTTCCCAACTGGGACGATCCGTCGTTTCAGCAGATCCTGCCGCCCTCGATCGATATTCGCGCTTCTGCCGGCCGGCAAACCGAGGGTTTTATCGACGTCGCGCATTTTGCGTGGATTCACCACGACAGCTTTGCCGATCGCGAGAATCCTGTTGTGCCGCAGTATTCGGTGGAGCGGCGCGAGCGTGGCCTGCATGCGGAATACATCAGCACGGTCAGCAATTTTCCGAAGTCGATGCAGCATCGCGCGCCGGACGGTTTTCTGTGGCGACGCATCTTCGAAGTCGACGTGCCGTTTTTTGCCCGCCTCACAGTGCACTTCCCGGAGGGCGGACGCCTGTCGATTCTGAACGCGGCGAGTCCGGTCTCGGCGCGCCTGACCCGGCTGTTCGTGCCGATCGTGCGAAACTTCGACAAGGATTTGCCGCTCGACGACGTCTATGAATTCAACCGCCAGGTCTTCGAGGAAGATCGCGCGATTGTCGAGCAGCAGTGTCCCGAGGACCTGCCTATCGACCGCACGGCGGAGGCGCCGATTCTGGCCGACCGCTCGTCGGGAGCGTACCGGCGTGCGCTGGGCGAGATTGGCCTGGGCCAGGGGTATGTGCGTTAA
- a CDS encoding 3-deoxy-7-phosphoheptulonate synthase: MSGIDNPLHDQEVGVADATQDTTRIDDVRIGAVRPLISPALLQDELPVPPRVQTLVEQSRVAIADILHGRDDRLVVVVGPCSIHDHDQALDYARRLKHAADALQEDLLIVMRVYFEKPRTTVGWKGYINDPRLDGSFRINEGLRRARQLLLEISALGLPTATEFLDLLSPQYIADLVAWGAIGARTTESPSHRQLASGLSCPIGFKNGTDGGVQIASDAIVAARASHAFMGMTKMGMAAIFETRGNDDAHVILRGGKKGPNYDSASVEESCAVLRAAGLREQVMVDCSHANSGKSHLRQIDVAEDLARQLAAGEDRIIGVMIESNLEEGRQDLKPGVPLRCGVSITDACLSWVQTEPVLDTLARAARERRAR, translated from the coding sequence TTGAGCGGCATCGACAATCCTTTACATGACCAGGAAGTCGGCGTTGCCGACGCCACCCAGGACACGACCCGTATCGACGACGTACGGATCGGCGCGGTACGCCCGCTCATTTCGCCGGCCCTGCTGCAGGACGAACTACCCGTGCCGCCGCGCGTGCAGACGCTCGTCGAGCAAAGCCGCGTCGCCATCGCCGACATCCTGCACGGCCGCGACGACCGGCTGGTGGTCGTCGTAGGCCCGTGTTCGATTCACGACCACGACCAGGCGCTCGATTACGCCCGCCGGCTCAAGCACGCCGCCGACGCGTTGCAGGAAGACCTGCTGATCGTCATGCGCGTGTACTTCGAAAAGCCGCGCACCACGGTGGGCTGGAAGGGCTATATCAACGATCCGCGGCTCGACGGCAGCTTCCGCATCAACGAGGGGCTGCGCCGGGCGCGGCAACTGCTGCTGGAAATCAGCGCCCTCGGCCTGCCCACCGCCACCGAATTCCTCGACCTGCTGAGCCCGCAATACATCGCGGATCTGGTGGCATGGGGCGCCATCGGCGCCCGGACCACGGAGAGCCCGAGCCATCGGCAGCTCGCCTCGGGCCTGAGCTGCCCGATCGGCTTCAAGAACGGCACGGACGGCGGCGTGCAGATCGCCTCGGACGCCATCGTGGCGGCGCGCGCGAGCCACGCGTTCATGGGCATGACCAAAATGGGCATGGCGGCGATCTTCGAAACGCGCGGCAACGACGATGCCCACGTGATTCTGCGCGGTGGCAAAAAAGGGCCGAACTACGACAGCGCCTCGGTCGAGGAAAGCTGTGCGGTCCTGCGCGCGGCCGGCTTGCGCGAGCAGGTGATGGTCGACTGCTCGCACGCCAATTCGGGCAAATCGCACCTGCGTCAGATCGACGTGGCCGAGGACCTGGCGCGCCAGCTCGCCGCGGGCGAAGACCGCATCATCGGCGTGATGATCGAGAGTAATCTGGAGGAAGGCCGTCAGGACCTGAAGCCGGGCGTGCCGCTGCGCTGCGGCGTGTCGATTACCGACGCGTGCTTGAGCTGGGTGCAAACCGAGCCCGTGCTGGATACGCTGGCGAGAGCCGCACGCGAACGTCGCGCGCGCTGA
- a CDS encoding TetR/AcrR family transcriptional regulator: MQRARHPDRKKHLSEAIASCTVRFMERKDELIAKALDYFLEHGVADLSLRPLAAQIGSSSRLLIYHFGTKDELITTVMDEARLRIQQSFAAMMSEGGKVNGMKTFWEWAVAPQNSPYMRLFFEVQMLAMQNPAAYARYVERNASSWQSMIENALPPTPDRRAVATLCGAVMDGLTLEFLNSGDLGRTTEALDIFGSMLKQHLGRTA, encoded by the coding sequence TTGCAACGTGCGCGTCACCCCGACCGTAAAAAACACTTGAGTGAAGCGATCGCTTCATGTACCGTTCGCTTCATGGAACGAAAAGACGAACTGATCGCGAAGGCCCTCGACTACTTCCTCGAGCATGGGGTGGCCGACCTGTCGCTGCGCCCCCTAGCCGCGCAGATCGGCAGCAGCTCGCGCTTGCTGATCTATCACTTCGGCACCAAAGACGAACTGATCACCACGGTGATGGATGAAGCCCGCCTGCGCATCCAGCAATCGTTCGCGGCCATGATGAGCGAAGGCGGCAAGGTCAACGGCATGAAGACCTTCTGGGAATGGGCGGTAGCGCCGCAAAACAGCCCCTATATGCGGCTGTTCTTCGAAGTGCAAATGCTGGCCATGCAAAACCCCGCCGCCTATGCGCGCTATGTGGAGCGCAATGCTTCGAGCTGGCAAAGCATGATTGAAAACGCCCTGCCGCCTACGCCGGATCGCCGCGCGGTCGCCACGTTGTGCGGCGCCGTGATGGATGGCCTGACGCTGGAATTCCTGAACAGCGGCGACCTTGGACGAACCACGGAAGCGCTGGATATTTTTGGCTCAATGTTGAAACAACACCTGGGCCGCACGGCCTGA
- a CDS encoding rubredoxin, which yields MNIWECVICGFRYDEALGLPEAGLAPGTRWEDVPDDWICPDCATGKHDFEMQRITV from the coding sequence ATGAACATCTGGGAATGTGTAATCTGCGGGTTTCGCTATGATGAGGCGCTGGGTCTGCCCGAAGCGGGCCTCGCGCCCGGTACGCGCTGGGAAGACGTCCCCGACGACTGGATATGTCCCGATTGCGCGACCGGCAAACATGACTTCGAAATGCAACGGATAACGGTATGA
- a CDS encoding DUF899 family protein, producing MTDTDRIAQQPQALQPATLLAQSPRRFPGESTQYREARNALLAEEIELRRHIERVAAQRRALPPGGAVPQDYRFEGEHGPVTLTEMFGAHDTLVTYNWMFGPRTARSCPMCAATLSSLDGEMADILQRVAFAVIARSPIERLLAFKKERGWRHLRVYSSGGNSFNRDYANEDPDGEDTAEFNVFTRSGGVLRHFWGGEMGPQTADPGQDPRGAPDIMPVWQVLDMTPGGRGTNWYPKLEYGTSPAAPGDPAGSCHCDSHT from the coding sequence ATGACCGATACGGATCGAATCGCGCAGCAACCGCAGGCATTGCAGCCGGCCACGTTATTGGCCCAGTCGCCGCGGCGCTTTCCCGGCGAAAGCACCCAGTACCGCGAGGCGCGCAATGCGCTGCTGGCCGAGGAAATCGAATTGCGCCGCCACATCGAGCGGGTGGCGGCCCAGCGGCGTGCGTTGCCGCCGGGTGGGGCGGTGCCGCAGGACTACCGCTTCGAAGGCGAGCATGGGCCGGTGACGCTAACGGAGATGTTCGGTGCCCACGATACGCTGGTGACCTACAACTGGATGTTCGGCCCTCGGACGGCACGGTCTTGTCCGATGTGCGCCGCGACGCTGAGCTCCCTCGACGGCGAGATGGCCGATATTCTGCAACGCGTGGCGTTTGCTGTGATCGCCCGCTCGCCGATCGAACGTCTCCTGGCCTTCAAGAAAGAGCGCGGCTGGCGCCACCTGCGCGTGTATTCGTCGGGCGGCAACAGTTTCAACCGCGACTACGCGAACGAGGACCCCGATGGCGAGGACACCGCGGAGTTCAATGTCTTCACCCGCTCGGGCGGCGTGCTGCGGCATTTCTGGGGCGGCGAGATGGGTCCGCAGACGGCCGATCCCGGTCAGGATCCGCGCGGCGCCCCCGACATCATGCCGGTCTGGCAGGTGCTCGACATGACGCCGGGCGGCCGCGGCACGAACTGGTATCCGAAGCTCGAGTACGGCACCTCGCCGGCAGCGCCGGGTGACCCAGCCGGCTCATGCCATTGCGATAGCCATACCTGA
- a CDS encoding NAD(P)/FAD-dependent oxidoreductase, which translates to MSEHASNQAQAPVVIVGTGLAGYTVARELRKLDAAVPLVLISQDDGSFYSKPMLSTALAMKKEAHALANFDAAAMAKQLNAEIRTHQRVERIVPDAHTIVVEGEPLRYGKLVLATGADPRRLRIDGSGADEILSINDLADYARFREALNGCGSVAILGAGLIGCEFANDLLSAGHTVALIDPASTPLARLLPERTGEVFANALSERGIRFYLGRGVASIERLQAGYRLTLDDGEAVDADLVVSAIGLVPRTALASAAGIAVAQGIHTDAWCRTSVPDVYALGDCAALDGKLQPYVLPIMHAARALARTLNGEATRVAFPVMPVIVKTPAAPAVVVVPHMEGEWRIEPTAEDAPHAARAVCHHVEHGQPIGFALVGAATEGKAELLKVLAASAASAPA; encoded by the coding sequence ATGAGCGAACACGCATCCAATCAGGCGCAAGCGCCGGTTGTCATCGTCGGCACGGGACTCGCCGGCTATACGGTCGCACGCGAATTGCGCAAGCTCGACGCGGCGGTCCCGCTCGTCCTGATCAGTCAGGACGACGGCAGCTTCTATTCGAAGCCGATGCTGTCCACTGCGCTGGCAATGAAGAAGGAAGCGCACGCGTTGGCGAACTTCGACGCGGCGGCGATGGCGAAGCAACTCAACGCTGAGATCCGCACGCATCAGCGGGTCGAGCGCATCGTGCCGGATGCACATACGATCGTGGTGGAAGGCGAGCCGCTGCGCTACGGCAAGCTGGTGCTTGCGACAGGTGCCGACCCGCGGCGGTTGCGGATCGACGGCAGTGGTGCCGACGAGATTCTCTCGATCAACGATCTCGCGGACTACGCCCGTTTCAGGGAAGCGTTAAACGGATGCGGCTCGGTGGCGATTCTTGGGGCAGGGTTGATCGGCTGCGAGTTTGCCAACGACCTGCTGTCGGCTGGCCACACCGTCGCGTTGATCGACCCGGCCAGCACGCCGCTGGCGCGTTTGCTGCCCGAGCGCACCGGTGAGGTGTTCGCCAACGCGTTGAGCGAGCGCGGCATCCGCTTCTATCTTGGGCGCGGTGTTGCGAGCATCGAGCGCTTGCAGGCCGGCTATCGGCTGACGCTGGACGATGGCGAGGCCGTCGATGCCGACCTGGTGGTCTCGGCGATCGGTCTGGTCCCGCGCACGGCGCTGGCGTCGGCTGCCGGCATCGCAGTCGCGCAGGGCATCCATACCGATGCCTGGTGCCGCACCAGCGTGCCGGATGTTTACGCGCTCGGCGATTGCGCGGCGCTCGACGGCAAACTGCAACCCTACGTTCTGCCGATCATGCACGCAGCGCGTGCATTGGCGCGCACGCTCAACGGCGAAGCGACGCGCGTCGCGTTCCCGGTGATGCCGGTGATCGTCAAGACGCCGGCGGCGCCTGCCGTCGTGGTGGTGCCGCATATGGAGGGTGAGTGGCGCATCGAGCCGACCGCCGAAGATGCGCCTCACGCCGCGCGCGCCGTCTGTCACCACGTCGAGCATGGCCAGCCGATTGGCTTCGCGCTGGTCGGGGCGGCGACCGAAGGCAAGGCC
- a CDS encoding GGDEF domain-containing protein gives MRRSLKLTHLVLLAVSFVSLHVIGLLVFSSPTASTFASYPFLLLAPALACASCCWRAATEARESRSSWILLSAGMGLWTCGIALSAWEDIFQHIPESAAWFSDFSFFLYGVPVLLAISSVSAKQRVPFFIWMDAAQALLTGFLAYVIIFSVVPFSDTPLAPIPATTLVLTYNAENFILAVAATLRLLAQPRGEERRFYARLFAFLWIYAVAAFVYNNWAATSDGHAAMDALVDIPFLFLVVVTVAPRSRRPKVEHIAHKQTLALFIENVTPIFYTVALLALSIWVMRQHFYAGTVGIFTALVVYATRSTTLQGRYIRVQRELHEARDRLEQMALTDALTNTANRRRFDEALALEWNRAIRNRHPLALLLVDIDYFKLLNDRYGHPAGDRCLVSIALALQSALPRSGDLLARYGGEEFAAILPATDEAGACLVAATMQAAVQSLKIRNESSTGLYVTVSVGVAVFESPQADAAEIIEAADQALYRAKQRGRNRIEATAQRDFLRNGTR, from the coding sequence GTGCGCCGCTCGCTCAAGCTCACCCATCTCGTGCTATTGGCCGTCTCGTTCGTATCGCTGCACGTGATAGGTCTGCTGGTGTTCTCTTCCCCGACGGCATCCACGTTCGCCAGCTATCCGTTCCTGCTGCTGGCGCCCGCGCTGGCCTGCGCAAGTTGCTGCTGGCGGGCCGCAACCGAGGCGCGCGAATCGCGCTCGTCGTGGATTCTGCTGAGCGCCGGGATGGGACTGTGGACCTGCGGCATTGCGCTCAGCGCGTGGGAGGACATCTTCCAGCACATCCCTGAGAGCGCCGCCTGGTTCTCCGACTTCTCGTTCTTCCTCTACGGCGTGCCGGTGCTGCTCGCGATCTCGTCCGTTTCGGCGAAACAGCGGGTTCCGTTCTTCATCTGGATGGACGCGGCCCAGGCGCTGCTGACCGGCTTCCTCGCCTATGTCATCATTTTTTCCGTGGTGCCGTTTTCGGACACCCCGCTCGCGCCGATTCCGGCGACGACCCTGGTGCTGACCTACAACGCCGAGAACTTCATCCTTGCGGTGGCCGCGACCTTGCGTCTGCTGGCTCAGCCGCGCGGCGAGGAACGCCGCTTCTATGCGCGCCTCTTCGCCTTCCTGTGGATCTACGCGGTTGCGGCCTTCGTGTACAACAACTGGGCCGCCACATCGGATGGGCATGCCGCCATGGACGCCCTCGTCGATATCCCCTTCCTGTTCCTCGTTGTGGTAACCGTCGCGCCGCGCTCACGGCGCCCCAAGGTGGAACACATCGCGCACAAGCAGACGCTCGCCCTGTTCATCGAAAACGTCACGCCCATTTTCTACACGGTCGCGCTGCTGGCGCTGAGCATCTGGGTGATGCGCCAGCATTTTTATGCGGGCACGGTGGGAATCTTTACCGCCCTCGTCGTCTACGCCACCCGCTCGACCACGCTGCAGGGCCGCTACATCCGCGTACAACGCGAGCTGCACGAAGCGCGCGACCGCCTCGAGCAGATGGCGCTCACCGACGCGCTGACCAACACGGCGAACCGCCGGCGCTTCGACGAGGCGCTCGCGCTCGAATGGAATCGCGCTATCCGCAACCGGCATCCGCTGGCGCTGCTGCTGGTCGATATCGATTACTTCAAGCTGCTCAACGATCGCTACGGGCACCCGGCCGGCGACCGCTGCCTGGTCTCGATCGCCCTTGCGCTGCAATCCGCGCTGCCGCGCAGCGGCGACCTGCTGGCGCGCTATGGCGGCGAAGAATTTGCGGCGATCCTGCCCGCCACGGACGAAGCCGGCGCCTGCCTCGTGGCCGCCACCATGCAGGCAGCGGTGCAGTCGCTGAAGATCCGCAACGAAAGCTCGACCGGCCTCTATGTCACCGTCAGCGTCGGGGTGGCCGTGTTCGAGTCTCCGCAGGCCGACGCGGCGGAAATCATCGAGGCGGCCGATCAGGCGCTCTATCGCGCCAAACAGCGCGGCCGCAACCGTATCGAAGCGACCGCCCAGCGCGATTTTCTGCGCAACGGCACGCGCTAA
- a CDS encoding M24 family metallopeptidase, with amino-acid sequence MNSNAKQAVGKDFSVASMQHARAMTWKVVDEVAKRIRPGMRESEANVICKAVLQELGMERIWHPILIRFGENTLKTFKERAEVDPQLAENDIFFVDLGVVWDHHEGDAGATYVVGDDAEMKACAAAVKTIFDEVEHHWRSTGAGGKDLYGYAAQRAEALGWRLNVDIKGHRVSDFPHAIYKAGNLGDFDERPDASLWILEIQIAHPTRPFGAFYEDLLA; translated from the coding sequence TTGAATAGCAATGCGAAACAGGCGGTCGGCAAGGACTTTTCCGTCGCATCGATGCAGCACGCACGCGCGATGACCTGGAAGGTGGTCGATGAAGTCGCGAAGAGAATCCGCCCGGGCATGCGCGAATCGGAAGCGAATGTCATCTGCAAGGCCGTGCTGCAAGAACTGGGCATGGAGCGGATCTGGCATCCCATCCTGATCCGCTTCGGCGAGAACACGCTGAAGACGTTCAAGGAACGTGCGGAAGTCGATCCGCAACTGGCCGAGAACGATATTTTCTTCGTGGATCTCGGTGTGGTGTGGGATCACCATGAAGGCGATGCCGGCGCCACCTACGTGGTGGGCGACGATGCGGAAATGAAGGCCTGTGCGGCAGCGGTCAAGACGATCTTCGACGAGGTCGAGCATCATTGGCGCAGTACTGGCGCGGGCGGCAAGGACCTGTACGGGTACGCCGCGCAACGGGCCGAGGCGCTCGGCTGGCGTCTGAACGTGGATATCAAGGGGCATCGCGTGAGCGACTTCCCGCATGCAATCTACAAGGCCGGCAATCTCGGCGACTTCGACGAGCGGCCTGATGCCAGCCTGTGGATTCTGGAAATCCAGATCGCCCATCCCACCCGGCCGTTCGGCGCGTTCTACGAAGACCTGCTTGCCTGA